The following proteins come from a genomic window of Hydractinia symbiolongicarpus strain clone_291-10 chromosome 2, HSymV2.1, whole genome shotgun sequence:
- the LOC130630186 gene encoding NADH-cytochrome b5 reductase-like isoform X3: protein MKLRISHFHWSELMGDSSDSFKKLKKPIKGYPPKPVKPLDSDCCGSGCVTCVFDLYELDLERWQKKCDEIESKVAVFEDGGVINVYEYKQFPIVDVVRVSDAIKIFKFEIPDNKKLQMKCGEHLVARCTDQHGNYIIRPYTPVSKLNEKGSFLIAAKLYESGKMSSCMLNWNIGTLVEWRGPFGTFEYYPNKYKRLLLLSGGTGITPVLQILNQVLGNEDDVTYIYVIHSSQDASNIIMLEELRQWNAHWNCDIRFCLTGIFKNV from the exons atgAAGCTGAGAATATCCCATTTTCATTGGTCAGAATTGATGGGTGATTCCtctgacagttttaaaaaacttaagaaaCCAATTAAAGGCTATCCTCCGAAACCTGTTAAACCTCTAGACTCGGACTGTTGTGGATCTGGATGCGTCACATGCGTTTTTGACTTATATGAATTAGACCTGGAAAGATGGCAAAAGAAGTGTGATGAAATCGAAAGCAAAGTGGCTGTTTTCGAAGATGGCGGTGTTATAAATGTATACGAGTATAAACAGTTCCCTATCGTGGATGTTGTACGTGTTTCCGATgcgattaaaattttcaaatttgaaatacctgataacaaaaaattgcaaatgaaATGTGGTGAGCATCTTGTCGCTAG atGTACAGACCAACATGGTAACTATATCATCAGACCATACAcaccagtgagtaaactgaaCGAAAAAGGTAGCTTCCTCATCGCTGCAAAA CTATACGAGAGTGGTAAGATGTCCAGTTGCATGCTTAATTGGAACATAGGCACCTTAGTGGAATGGAGGGGACCATTTGGAACATTCGAATATTATCCTAATAAG TATAAGAGATTATTGCTACTTTCGGGCGGCACAGGAATAACACCGGTGTTACAGATTCTGAACCAAGTGTTGGGAAACGAAGATGATGTCACATACATTTACGTCATTCATAGTTCACAGGATGCGTCCAATATTATAATGCTAGAAGAGTTACGTCAGTGGAATGCGCATTGGAACTGCGATATACGGTTTTGCTTAACAGGG atatttaaaaatgtgtag
- the LOC130630186 gene encoding NADH-cytochrome b5 reductase-like isoform X1 produces MKLRISHFHWSELMGDSSDSFKKLKKPIKGYPPKPVKPLDSDCCGSGCVTCVFDLYELDLERWQKKCDEIESKVAVFEDGGVINVYEYKQFPIVDVVRVSDAIKIFKFEIPDNKKLQMKCGEHLVARCTDQHGNYIIRPYTPVSKLNEKGSFLIAAKLYESGKMSSCMLNWNIGTLVEWRGPFGTFEYYPNKYKRLLLLSGGTGITPVLQILNQVLGNEDDVTYIYVIHSSQDASNIIMLEELRQWNAHWNCDIRFCLTGTSKGEMKYGDRVYHKRIDRQVLLEAVDQISSKNIYVLICGTRLFNKDMCKLLQSVYGIGEESISYF; encoded by the exons atgAAGCTGAGAATATCCCATTTTCATTGGTCAGAATTGATGGGTGATTCCtctgacagttttaaaaaacttaagaaaCCAATTAAAGGCTATCCTCCGAAACCTGTTAAACCTCTAGACTCGGACTGTTGTGGATCTGGATGCGTCACATGCGTTTTTGACTTATATGAATTAGACCTGGAAAGATGGCAAAAGAAGTGTGATGAAATCGAAAGCAAAGTGGCTGTTTTCGAAGATGGCGGTGTTATAAATGTATACGAGTATAAACAGTTCCCTATCGTGGATGTTGTACGTGTTTCCGATgcgattaaaattttcaaatttgaaatacctgataacaaaaaattgcaaatgaaATGTGGTGAGCATCTTGTCGCTAG atGTACAGACCAACATGGTAACTATATCATCAGACCATACAcaccagtgagtaaactgaaCGAAAAAGGTAGCTTCCTCATCGCTGCAAAA CTATACGAGAGTGGTAAGATGTCCAGTTGCATGCTTAATTGGAACATAGGCACCTTAGTGGAATGGAGGGGACCATTTGGAACATTCGAATATTATCCTAATAAG TATAAGAGATTATTGCTACTTTCGGGCGGCACAGGAATAACACCGGTGTTACAGATTCTGAACCAAGTGTTGGGAAACGAAGATGATGTCACATACATTTACGTCATTCATAGTTCACAGGATGCGTCCAATATTATAATGCTAGAAGAGTTACGTCAGTGGAATGCGCATTGGAACTGCGATATACGGTTTTGCTTAACAGGG ACTTCTAAAGGTGAAATGAAATATGGTGATCGGGTGTATCATAAAAGGATAGATAGACAGGTTTTGTTGGAAGCGGTGGATCAAATAAGCAGTAAAAATATATACGTGTTAATCTGTGGGACTCGATTGTTCAATAAAGATATGTGTAAGCTCCTACAGAGTGTTTACGGCATAGGCGAGGAAAGTATTTCTTACTTCTAA
- the LOC130630186 gene encoding NADH-cytochrome b5 reductase-like isoform X2 produces the protein MKLRISHFHWSELMGDSSDSFKKLKKPIKGYPPKPVKPLDSDCCGSGCVTCVFDLYELDLERWQKKCDEIESKVAVFEDGGVINVYEYKQFPIVDVVRVSDAIKIFKFEIPDNKKLQMKCGEHLVARCTDQHGNYIIRPYTPVSKLNEKGSFLIAAKLYESGKMSSCMLNWNIGTLVEWRGPFGTFEYYPNKYKRLLLLSGGTGITPVLQILNQVLGNEDDVTYIYVIHSSQDASNIIMLEELRQWNAHWNCDIRFCLTGVRRCS, from the exons atgAAGCTGAGAATATCCCATTTTCATTGGTCAGAATTGATGGGTGATTCCtctgacagttttaaaaaacttaagaaaCCAATTAAAGGCTATCCTCCGAAACCTGTTAAACCTCTAGACTCGGACTGTTGTGGATCTGGATGCGTCACATGCGTTTTTGACTTATATGAATTAGACCTGGAAAGATGGCAAAAGAAGTGTGATGAAATCGAAAGCAAAGTGGCTGTTTTCGAAGATGGCGGTGTTATAAATGTATACGAGTATAAACAGTTCCCTATCGTGGATGTTGTACGTGTTTCCGATgcgattaaaattttcaaatttgaaatacctgataacaaaaaattgcaaatgaaATGTGGTGAGCATCTTGTCGCTAG atGTACAGACCAACATGGTAACTATATCATCAGACCATACAcaccagtgagtaaactgaaCGAAAAAGGTAGCTTCCTCATCGCTGCAAAA CTATACGAGAGTGGTAAGATGTCCAGTTGCATGCTTAATTGGAACATAGGCACCTTAGTGGAATGGAGGGGACCATTTGGAACATTCGAATATTATCCTAATAAG TATAAGAGATTATTGCTACTTTCGGGCGGCACAGGAATAACACCGGTGTTACAGATTCTGAACCAAGTGTTGGGAAACGAAGATGATGTCACATACATTTACGTCATTCATAGTTCACAGGATGCGTCCAATATTATAATGCTAGAAGAGTTACGTCAGTGGAATGCGCATTGGAACTGCGATATACGGTTTTGCTTAACAGGGGTACGAAGATGTTCATAG
- the LOC130630186 gene encoding NADH-cytochrome b5 reductase-like isoform X4: MKLRISHFHWSELMGDSSDSFKKLKKPIKGYPPKPVKPLDSDCCGSGCVTCVFDLYELDLERWQKKCDEIESKVAVFEDGGVINVYEYKQFPIVDVVRVSDAIKIFKFEIPDNKKLQMKCGEHLVARCTDQHGNYIIRPYTPVSKLNEKGSFLIAAKLYESGKMSSCMLNWNIGTLVEWRGPFGTFEYYPNKVDLAVINTVQEQNSSITSIRDYCYFRAAQE; encoded by the exons atgAAGCTGAGAATATCCCATTTTCATTGGTCAGAATTGATGGGTGATTCCtctgacagttttaaaaaacttaagaaaCCAATTAAAGGCTATCCTCCGAAACCTGTTAAACCTCTAGACTCGGACTGTTGTGGATCTGGATGCGTCACATGCGTTTTTGACTTATATGAATTAGACCTGGAAAGATGGCAAAAGAAGTGTGATGAAATCGAAAGCAAAGTGGCTGTTTTCGAAGATGGCGGTGTTATAAATGTATACGAGTATAAACAGTTCCCTATCGTGGATGTTGTACGTGTTTCCGATgcgattaaaattttcaaatttgaaatacctgataacaaaaaattgcaaatgaaATGTGGTGAGCATCTTGTCGCTAG atGTACAGACCAACATGGTAACTATATCATCAGACCATACAcaccagtgagtaaactgaaCGAAAAAGGTAGCTTCCTCATCGCTGCAAAA CTATACGAGAGTGGTAAGATGTCCAGTTGCATGCTTAATTGGAACATAGGCACCTTAGTGGAATGGAGGGGACCATTTGGAACATTCGAATATTATCCTAATAAG GTAGACCTTGCGGTAATAAACACAGTACAAGAACAAAATTCATCGATTACCAG TATAAGAGATTATTGCTACTTTCGGGCGGCACAGGAATAA